A DNA window from Hevea brasiliensis isolate MT/VB/25A 57/8 chromosome 2, ASM3005281v1, whole genome shotgun sequence contains the following coding sequences:
- the LOC110671077 gene encoding dolichyl-diphosphooligosaccharide--protein glycosyltransferase subunit DAD1 has product MARSTSKDAQALFNSLRSAYSATPTSLKIIDLYVGFAVFTALIQVVYMAIVGSFPFNSFLSGVLSCVGTAVLAVCLRIQVNKENKEFKDLPPERAFADFVLCNLVLHLVIMNFLG; this is encoded by the exons ATGGCAAGATCAACCAGCAAGGATGCCCAAGCTCTCTTCAATTCCCTTCGCTCTGCCTATTCTGCCACTCCCACTAGCCTCAAG ATCATCGATCTGTATGTGGGCTTTGCGGTTTTCACTGCTCTGATTCAG GTAGTTTACATGGCAATTGTTGGATCATTTCCATTCAATTCTTTTCTGTCTGGAGTACTTTCTTGTGTAGGCACAGCTGTCCTTGCTG TTTGTCTCCGTATCCAAGTGAACAAAGAAAACAAGGAATTCAAG GATTTACCTCCAGAGCGTGCATTTGCTGATTTTGTTCTCTGCAATTTGGTGCTCCATTTGGTGATCATGAATTTCCTTGGTTAA